In the genome of Rhodoferax sp. BAB1, one region contains:
- a CDS encoding N-methyl-D-aspartate receptor NMDAR2C subunit, which translates to MRAMQDLPDSSRLQTSWARCWLALGAAGEGQVLMDRLLASWAEPQRRYHTLQHLDECLALFERSRALAEHPAEVEMALWFHDAVYDVRGKDNEARSAAWAQAELRAAGVGAAAIERIAGHIMATCHAALPNGGDQQLLVDIDLSILGAPRPRFLDYEEQVRAEYGWVPGFLFRRKRREILREFLAREPIFGTPLIREEIEGRARENLAYSIAALGG; encoded by the coding sequence ATGAGGGCTATGCAGGACCTGCCGGATAGCAGCCGCTTGCAGACGTCCTGGGCCCGTTGCTGGTTGGCGCTGGGGGCCGCCGGTGAGGGCCAGGTCCTGATGGACCGCCTGCTTGCATCCTGGGCCGAACCGCAGCGCAGATATCACACCCTGCAGCACCTGGACGAATGTCTGGCGCTGTTCGAGCGCAGCCGTGCACTGGCCGAACATCCCGCCGAGGTGGAGATGGCGCTGTGGTTCCACGACGCGGTGTACGACGTGCGCGGCAAGGACAACGAGGCCCGCAGTGCGGCGTGGGCGCAGGCCGAGCTCCGTGCAGCAGGGGTGGGCGCCGCGGCCATCGAACGCATCGCCGGGCACATCATGGCCACCTGCCATGCGGCCCTGCCCAACGGGGGCGACCAGCAACTGCTGGTTGATATCGACCTGTCCATCCTGGGCGCGCCCCGGCCCCGTTTCCTCGACTACGAGGAGCAGGTGCGCGCCGAGTACGGCTGGGTGCCGGGATTCCTGTTCCGGCGCAAGCGGCGCGAGATCCTCAGGGAATTCCTGGCGCGCGAGCCGATCTTCGGCACCCCCCTGATCCGCGAGGAGATCGAAGGCCGGGCGCGCGAGAACCTGGCGTATTCGATCGCGGCGCTCGGGGGCTGA
- a CDS encoding VF530 family DNA-binding protein yields the protein MPPPPAQPRNPLHGLTLEAILTALVAHYGWPGLAERIAVRCFQVDPSIKSSLTFLRKTPWAREKVEGLYLYMQREQQRARR from the coding sequence ATGCCGCCGCCGCCCGCCCAGCCGCGCAACCCGCTGCACGGCCTGACGCTGGAGGCCATCCTCACGGCGCTGGTGGCGCACTACGGCTGGCCCGGCCTGGCCGAGCGCATCGCGGTGCGCTGCTTTCAAGTGGACCCCAGCATCAAGTCGAGCCTCACGTTTTTGCGCAAGACCCCCTGGGCACGCGAGAAGGTGGAAGGGCTGTATCTCTACATGCAACGCGAGCAGCAGCGTGCGCGGAGATGA
- a CDS encoding ProQ/FINO family protein has product MTTSTSLSTAASAETPANATAPAAKPEGKSSLAARKQSALPVLEQLFGLYPRLFGADFLPLKRGIFQDLLERHPEVFQRDSLKAALAVHARSTRYLQCVAAGKARHDLDGVAVEEVAPEHVFQTLVELHRRRQARTQEDLAPKLRAQLSAAFEASGLSRQDYLARLPSQDDTIMALLDEALNVSAEKIAREEALYKAFEASGKSARDFADMYGVAERDVIKAALASKRRAQAAAATA; this is encoded by the coding sequence ATGACGACCAGCACTTCCCTGTCTACCGCGGCTTCGGCCGAAACGCCTGCCAACGCAACCGCACCAGCGGCCAAACCCGAAGGCAAGAGCAGCCTGGCCGCGCGCAAGCAGTCGGCGCTGCCCGTGCTGGAGCAGCTCTTCGGCCTCTACCCCCGTCTCTTCGGCGCCGACTTCCTGCCGCTCAAGCGCGGCATCTTCCAGGACCTGCTGGAGCGGCACCCGGAAGTGTTCCAGCGCGACAGCCTGAAGGCCGCGCTGGCCGTGCACGCGCGCTCCACCCGCTACCTGCAATGCGTGGCGGCGGGCAAGGCCCGGCACGACCTGGACGGCGTGGCCGTGGAAGAGGTGGCACCCGAGCACGTCTTCCAGACCCTGGTGGAGCTGCACCGCCGTCGCCAGGCCCGCACGCAGGAGGACCTGGCCCCCAAGCTGCGGGCCCAGTTGTCGGCCGCCTTCGAAGCCTCGGGCCTGAGCCGCCAGGACTATCTGGCGCGGCTGCCCTCGCAGGACGACACCATCATGGCGCTGCTGGACGAGGCCCTGAACGTGAGCGCGGAGAAGATCGCCCGCGAGGAGGCGCTGTACAAAGCCTTCGAGGCCAGCGGCAAGAGTGCGCGCGATTTCGCCGACATGTATGGCGTGGCCGAGCGCGACGTCATCAAGGCCGCGCTGGCCAGCAAACGGCGCGCGCAGGCCGCCGCCGCTACGGCTTGA
- a CDS encoding urease accessory protein UreD, which translates to MTWHASLQLDYTRDGPRSVAHYLHDGPLRILQSLYPEGGAICHNVLVHPPGGLVGGDTLDIKLSVGPGAHGLVTTPGATRFYRSSSEVARQWVHARLEAGARLEWLPLEALAYNQCRAENKAVFELAPGAELMGWDVTALGLPMADLPFAEGTFAQHLEVPGVWLEQGRIAASDTRLMDGPLGLAGQRCMGTLFFVAGEPIPRERRETALEVVRELIAAHDLRATAGATSPHPQVLVVRVLAPLVEPAMGLLKSLRAAWRQQLWQLDAVPPRIWAM; encoded by the coding sequence ATGACCTGGCACGCCTCGCTGCAACTCGATTACACCCGTGATGGCCCGCGCAGCGTGGCGCACTACCTGCATGACGGCCCCTTGCGCATCCTGCAAAGCCTCTACCCCGAAGGCGGGGCCATCTGCCACAACGTGCTGGTGCACCCGCCCGGCGGCCTGGTGGGCGGCGACACGCTGGACATCAAGCTCTCCGTCGGCCCCGGCGCCCACGGCCTGGTCACCACGCCCGGCGCCACGCGCTTTTACCGCAGCAGCAGTGAAGTCGCGCGCCAGTGGGTGCATGCGCGCCTCGAAGCCGGTGCCCGCCTGGAATGGCTGCCGCTGGAGGCGCTGGCCTACAACCAGTGCCGCGCCGAGAACAAGGCCGTGTTCGAACTGGCGCCCGGCGCCGAGCTCATGGGCTGGGACGTGACCGCCCTGGGCCTGCCCATGGCGGACTTGCCTTTTGCCGAAGGCACGTTCGCGCAGCACCTGGAAGTCCCCGGCGTCTGGCTGGAGCAGGGCCGCATCGCCGCCAGCGACACCCGCCTGATGGACGGTCCGCTGGGCCTGGCCGGCCAGCGCTGCATGGGCACGCTGTTTTTCGTGGCGGGCGAACCTATCCCGCGCGAGCGGCGCGAAACCGCGCTGGAGGTGGTGCGCGAGCTGATCGCCGCGCACGACCTGCGCGCCACCGCCGGCGCCACCAGCCCCCATCCCCAGGTGCTGGTGGTGCGTGTGCTGGCCCCGCTGGTGGAGCCTGCCATGGGACTGCTCAAGAGCCTGCGCGCCGCCTGGCGCCAGCAGCTCTGGCAACTCGACGCCGTGCCGCCGCGCATCTGGGCGATGTGA
- a CDS encoding LysR family transcriptional regulator has translation MDQFKEIESFVAVAQLGSFVKAADRLGISKAMVSRHVSELEARLGVRLMQRSTRRVSLSDAGAEYLQRCVQILGELHDANAAVSATAVQAQGLLKVTAPLTFGIRHMAPLWGEFLRIHPRVELEVNLNDRVVDLIEEGYDLAVRIGQLASSSLIARRISGTRLVLCASPRYLQQAAPIHALDDLGDHDVIAYTYLATGEQWSFTGPQGTRSITVHPRLRSNSGDTCRAAALADQGIVFQPSFLVGEDLKAGRLVEILPQYAGPELDISVVYPSRHHLSHKVRAMVEFLSAAFAQAGRV, from the coding sequence ATGGACCAGTTCAAAGAGATCGAATCCTTCGTGGCGGTGGCGCAGCTGGGCAGCTTCGTGAAGGCGGCCGACCGGCTGGGTATTTCCAAGGCCATGGTCTCGCGCCATGTCAGCGAACTGGAGGCGCGCCTGGGCGTGCGGCTGATGCAGCGCAGCACGCGCCGCGTTTCGCTGAGCGACGCCGGGGCCGAGTACCTGCAGCGCTGCGTGCAGATCCTGGGCGAGCTGCACGATGCCAACGCCGCTGTCAGCGCCACGGCCGTGCAGGCGCAGGGCTTGCTCAAGGTCACCGCGCCGCTGACCTTTGGCATCCGCCACATGGCGCCGCTGTGGGGCGAGTTCCTGCGCATCCACCCGCGGGTGGAGCTGGAGGTCAACCTGAATGACCGGGTGGTGGACCTGATCGAGGAGGGCTACGACCTGGCCGTGCGCATCGGCCAGCTGGCCAGTTCCTCGCTGATCGCACGACGCATCAGCGGCACGCGCCTGGTGCTGTGCGCTTCGCCGCGTTACCTGCAGCAGGCGGCGCCCATCCATGCGCTGGACGACCTCGGCGACCACGACGTGATCGCCTACACCTACCTGGCCACCGGCGAACAGTGGAGCTTCACCGGGCCCCAGGGCACGCGCAGCATCACCGTGCACCCGCGCCTGCGCAGCAACAGCGGCGACACCTGCCGCGCCGCGGCGCTGGCAGACCAGGGCATCGTGTTCCAGCCCAGCTTCCTGGTGGGGGAGGATTTGAAGGCCGGCCGTCTGGTGGAAATCCTGCCGCAGTACGCGGGGCCGGAGCTGGATATCAGCGTGGTCTATCCCAGCCGGCACCACCTTTCGCACAAGGTGCGCGCCATGGTGGAATTCCTGAGTGCGGCTTTCGCGCAGGCCGGACGGGTCTAG
- the ypfH gene encoding esterase, with protein MNQPQALILQQPSPKAAQLILLFHGVGSNAQSLAGLGQAYAQAFPQAMVVAVDAPHASELAPGGWQWFSVTGVTEENRVERVDAALPAFEFAVRHWQERAGVDTAGTALVGFSQGAIMALASALRPEPVAARVIAIAGRFARLPEAPLHEGSTLHLLHGKADTVMPYSHAIEGALRLKALGTDFTADVLPFIGHELHPDLVELAVEKLQQHVPARLWLKPGEDNPAKDPV; from the coding sequence ATGAACCAGCCCCAGGCCCTCATCCTCCAGCAGCCCAGCCCCAAGGCGGCGCAGCTCATCCTGCTCTTCCACGGCGTGGGCTCGAACGCCCAGTCCCTGGCCGGGCTGGGCCAGGCCTATGCCCAGGCCTTCCCGCAGGCCATGGTGGTGGCGGTGGACGCCCCCCATGCCAGCGAACTCGCGCCCGGTGGCTGGCAATGGTTTTCGGTGACGGGCGTGACGGAAGAGAACCGCGTGGAACGCGTGGACGCCGCCCTGCCCGCCTTTGAATTTGCCGTGCGCCACTGGCAGGAGCGTGCCGGTGTGGACACGGCCGGCACCGCCCTGGTGGGTTTCTCGCAGGGCGCCATCATGGCGCTGGCCTCGGCGCTGCGCCCCGAGCCGGTGGCCGCGCGTGTGATCGCCATCGCCGGGCGTTTTGCGCGCCTGCCCGAGGCGCCCCTGCACGAAGGCAGCACCCTGCACCTGCTGCACGGCAAGGCCGACACGGTGATGCCCTACAGCCACGCCATAGAAGGCGCCCTGCGCCTGAAGGCGCTGGGCACGGACTTCACGGCCGACGTATTGCCCTTCATCGGCCACGAACTGCACCCCGATCTGGTGGAACTGGCGGTGGAGAAACTGCAGCAGCACGTGCCGGCGCGGCTGTGGCTCAAGCCCGGTGAGGACAACCCTGCCAAGGACCCCGTATGA
- a CDS encoding dioxygenase, with the protein MKPLPSLFVSHGAPLFAVDAGSTGPALRAWAQAHGKPSAIVVMSPHWMARTPTVMSTPAPQTWHDFGGFPPELYTLQYPAPGNPALAQDVVGLLQAAGIEAGLDNRRPFDHGTWVPLLHMYPEADVPVLQLALPANWGPAQVYALGRALHPLRERGVLLMGTGSMTHNLGEFFGGQTEAAPYVIEFSRWVESRIASGDTAALLDYRRQAPHAQRAHPTEDHFLPLFFALGAAADGARPDYLSREVMYGMLAMDAFAMEV; encoded by the coding sequence ATGAAGCCCCTGCCCAGCCTTTTTGTCTCGCACGGCGCCCCACTCTTCGCCGTGGACGCCGGCAGCACCGGCCCGGCCCTGCGCGCCTGGGCGCAGGCGCACGGCAAGCCCAGCGCCATCGTGGTGATGTCGCCGCACTGGATGGCGCGCACGCCCACGGTGATGAGCACACCCGCGCCGCAGACCTGGCACGACTTCGGCGGTTTCCCGCCCGAGCTCTACACCCTGCAGTACCCGGCGCCCGGCAATCCCGCGCTGGCGCAAGACGTCGTGGGCCTGCTGCAGGCCGCCGGCATCGAGGCAGGCCTGGACAATCGCCGACCCTTCGACCACGGCACCTGGGTACCGCTGCTGCACATGTACCCCGAAGCCGACGTGCCCGTGTTGCAGCTCGCCCTGCCCGCCAACTGGGGCCCGGCCCAGGTCTACGCACTGGGCCGCGCGCTGCACCCCCTGCGCGAGCGCGGCGTGCTGCTCATGGGCACGGGCAGCATGACGCACAACCTGGGCGAGTTCTTCGGCGGCCAGACCGAAGCCGCGCCCTACGTCATCGAATTCAGCCGCTGGGTGGAAAGCAGGATCGCCAGCGGCGACACGGCCGCCCTGCTGGACTACCGCCGGCAGGCCCCGCACGCCCAGCGCGCGCACCCGACGGAAGACCACTTCCTGCCGCTGTTCTTCGCGCTCGGCGCGGCGGCCGATGGCGCACGACCCGACTACCTCAGCCGCGAGGTCATGTACGGCATGCTGGCCATGGATGCGTTTGCGATGGAGGTTTAG
- a CDS encoding phospholipase D family protein, producing MSTPPPPEHPGRTPHGRQRLLGTVLQCALAACCLLLGACSTPRLDVPRPASSAWPTPATTPIGQAYASQLAGHEGQSGLHTLSSGMDALGARAALAEAAQHTLDLQYYILRKDTTTQLLMARVLRAAQRGVRVRLLVDDLDAAGKDLDLAALAGFANVEVRVFNPFSSRGAFGVSQLLEFIGNGQRLNRRMHNKLWVADNAMAVIGGRNLGDEYFDASGQLNFSDLDMLVAGPAVGEISRGFDSYWNSEWAVPIQAFVAQAPPPEALTRFEQDLQARVAEFRDTDYARALREGGIGSTLRAGRIPLIMAPALVFADPPHKVVTGSAASGTNPVFAERIRPLVTQARRELILISPYFIPSEQGMLAFGQLVQRGVRVRVLTNSLASADVVPLAHAGYARHRERLLAAGVELHEMRPERLETVRSRLGGGSAAYLHTKAIVIDRRHVVVGSMNLDPRSRLSNTEVGLLSESAELGAIIGQLFDDAVRPARAYRVSLLAAEEAGQPRQLQWTTEEQGAPVSYAQEPGAGFWRRLFSRLLGMVAPQDLL from the coding sequence ATGTCGACGCCCCCGCCTCCGGAGCACCCGGGCCGCACGCCCCACGGGCGCCAGCGCCTCCTGGGCACGGTGCTGCAGTGTGCGCTTGCCGCCTGCTGCCTGCTGCTGGGCGCCTGCAGCACGCCACGGCTGGACGTCCCGCGTCCGGCATCGTCGGCCTGGCCCACGCCGGCCACCACCCCCATCGGCCAGGCCTATGCAAGCCAGCTGGCCGGGCACGAGGGCCAGTCCGGCCTGCACACCCTGTCCAGCGGCATGGACGCACTGGGTGCACGCGCGGCCCTGGCCGAGGCTGCGCAGCACACGCTGGACCTGCAGTACTACATCCTGCGCAAGGACACGACCACACAGCTGCTGATGGCCCGGGTCTTGCGCGCGGCGCAGCGCGGCGTGCGCGTGCGCCTGCTGGTCGACGACCTGGACGCCGCCGGCAAGGACCTGGACCTGGCCGCGCTCGCGGGGTTTGCCAACGTCGAGGTGCGCGTCTTCAACCCCTTCTCGAGCCGCGGCGCCTTCGGCGTGTCGCAGCTGCTCGAATTCATCGGCAACGGGCAGCGGCTGAACCGCCGCATGCACAACAAGCTCTGGGTGGCCGACAACGCGATGGCCGTGATCGGCGGGCGCAACCTCGGCGACGAATACTTCGACGCCAGCGGCCAGCTCAACTTCAGCGACCTCGACATGCTGGTGGCCGGTCCGGCGGTGGGCGAGATCTCGCGCGGCTTCGACAGCTACTGGAACAGCGAGTGGGCGGTGCCGATCCAGGCCTTCGTCGCGCAGGCACCGCCGCCCGAGGCGCTGACCCGCTTCGAGCAGGACCTGCAGGCCCGGGTGGCGGAGTTCCGTGACACCGATTACGCGCGGGCGCTGCGCGAAGGCGGCATCGGGTCCACCCTGCGTGCGGGACGCATTCCTCTCATCATGGCGCCGGCCCTGGTCTTCGCCGACCCCCCGCACAAGGTGGTCACGGGGAGCGCGGCCTCCGGCACCAACCCGGTGTTCGCCGAGCGCATCCGCCCCCTGGTGACCCAGGCCCGCCGCGAACTGATCCTCATCTCGCCCTACTTCATCCCCAGCGAGCAGGGCATGCTGGCGTTTGGACAACTGGTGCAGCGCGGCGTGCGTGTGCGTGTGCTGACCAACTCCCTGGCCTCGGCCGACGTGGTGCCGCTGGCGCATGCCGGCTACGCCCGCCACCGCGAGCGCCTGCTCGCCGCCGGGGTGGAACTCCATGAGATGCGCCCCGAGCGGTTGGAGACGGTCCGCAGCCGGCTGGGCGGGGGCTCTGCCGCCTACCTGCACACCAAGGCCATCGTGATCGACCGCCGCCATGTGGTGGTGGGCTCCATGAACCTCGACCCGCGCTCGCGGCTGTCCAACACCGAGGTCGGCCTGCTGAGCGAAAGCGCCGAACTCGGCGCCATCATCGGCCAACTGTTCGACGACGCCGTGCGCCCGGCGCGCGCCTACCGCGTCAGCCTGCTGGCGGCCGAAGAAGCAGGGCAGCCCCGGCAGCTGCAGTGGACCACCGAGGAGCAGGGTGCCCCGGTGTCCTACGCGCAGGAGCCGGGGGCCGGTTTCTGGCGCCGCCTGTTCTCGCGTCTGCTGGGCATGGTGGCGCCGCAAGACCTGCTGTAG
- a CDS encoding multicopper oxidase family protein: MNRRDLLQTLACTPALTAPLFARAATSRILSAAPATLAAAGQPALPVWAYEGQVPGPVLRFKRGTVLDLTLHNQLPDPSTIHWHGIRLPNAMDGVPGLTQAAVAPGERFPYRFALPDAGTYWYHPHLGTPEQVDRGLAGALIVEDDAPPPVDLDLVWLLDDWRLDAQGRIAENFYNFHDVAHAGRLGQQLTVNGQVDLVQALQSGQRIRLRLVNAANARIFALSLEGLPAWLIARDGMPAATAVPWEGELLLGPGMRTDFIIDATRAGRYQLKDSYARGERSLATLEVQGPPSAARAAPLPAQREPLPEPDLAQALVHTLQLGGGAMSRDGWPQESTAEREARRLRLLNGAREAAPAWTINGQAHLRHDREHAGHAAEFRVPTGRSVRLTFENNTAWWHPMHLHGHHFRVLSRNGEALPERPWRDTVLLAPRDRVEVAFVADNPGHWLIHCHVLEHHAGGLGTLFEVQG, translated from the coding sequence ATGAACCGCCGTGATCTGCTGCAAACCCTGGCCTGTACCCCCGCGCTGACGGCACCGCTTTTTGCCAGGGCCGCCACGTCCCGCATCCTGAGTGCCGCCCCCGCCACCCTGGCCGCCGCCGGCCAGCCCGCGCTCCCGGTCTGGGCCTACGAAGGCCAGGTGCCCGGCCCGGTGCTGCGCTTCAAGCGCGGCACGGTGCTGGACCTGACGTTGCACAACCAGCTGCCCGACCCCAGCACCATCCACTGGCACGGCATCCGATTACCCAATGCCATGGATGGCGTGCCCGGCCTCACGCAGGCCGCGGTGGCGCCGGGCGAGCGTTTCCCCTACCGCTTCGCGCTGCCCGACGCCGGCACCTACTGGTACCACCCGCACCTGGGCACACCCGAGCAGGTCGATCGCGGCCTGGCCGGTGCGCTGATCGTGGAGGACGACGCGCCGCCGCCGGTGGACCTGGACCTGGTCTGGCTGCTCGACGACTGGCGGCTCGACGCGCAGGGCCGCATTGCAGAGAACTTCTACAACTTCCACGACGTGGCGCACGCCGGCCGCCTGGGCCAGCAGCTCACGGTGAACGGGCAGGTGGACCTGGTGCAGGCCCTGCAGAGCGGCCAGCGCATCCGCCTGCGCCTGGTCAACGCGGCCAATGCGCGCATCTTCGCGCTCAGCCTCGAAGGCTTGCCGGCCTGGCTGATTGCGCGCGACGGCATGCCCGCCGCGACGGCCGTGCCCTGGGAAGGCGAGCTGCTGCTGGGCCCGGGCATGCGCACGGACTTCATCATCGACGCCACACGCGCCGGCCGTTACCAGCTGAAGGACAGCTATGCACGCGGCGAGCGCAGCCTGGCCACGCTGGAGGTGCAAGGCCCGCCCTCGGCCGCGCGCGCGGCGCCCTTGCCCGCGCAGCGCGAGCCCCTGCCCGAGCCGGATCTGGCGCAAGCGCTGGTGCACACCCTGCAGCTGGGCGGCGGCGCCATGAGCCGCGACGGCTGGCCGCAGGAGTCCACGGCCGAACGCGAGGCGCGGCGCCTGCGCCTGCTGAATGGCGCGCGCGAAGCCGCCCCGGCCTGGACCATCAATGGCCAGGCCCACCTGCGCCATGACCGCGAGCACGCCGGCCATGCGGCCGAGTTTCGCGTGCCGACGGGCCGCAGCGTGCGCCTGACCTTCGAGAACAACACGGCCTGGTGGCACCCCATGCACCTGCACGGCCACCACTTCCGCGTGCTGTCACGCAACGGCGAGGCGCTGCCCGAGCGCCCCTGGCGCGACACGGTGCTGCTGGCCCCGCGCGACCGGGTGGAAGTGGCCTTCGTGGCCGACAACCCCGGGCACTGGCTGATCCACTGCCATGTGCTGGAGCACCACGCCGGCGGCCTGGGCACGCTGTTCGAGGTGCAGGGCTGA